A region of the Synechococcus sp. PCC 7502 genome:
TTAATTAAAATACAACCTCCTGCTGCGGCTGCCATGGAATTTTGTGGATTATTAACCCAAGCAAAGGGATAGAGTTTTTGAAAAAAGAAGACAAAGGCAGGAATGAGCCACTGCTCCCATCGGCTTTCGCAGCGCAGGCGTACCATGATCGAGGTTAAGTCTAGGTTTTCAGTTTCTGCCTTGGCAACTAGATTTTGTAAGTTATGCGACCCATGACAAATATCTGCATCCGTCAGCAAAATATAATCAGGATTGAGGGTTTGGGCATAGCGGGTGCCCTGTGCCATTGCCCATAGTTTCCCTGTCCAGCCAGTGGGTAACGGTTGAGAATTAATAATAGTTATATTCTTAGCTGTCTGTTTTGCCGTGTCGTTGGCGATCGCCGCCGTGCCATCGGTACTTTGATCATCTACTACAATAATTTGGACGGAACCTCGATAGGTTTGGGTGAGAAGCGATCGCAGGGTTATAGGTAATAAATCGGCTTCATTCCGGGCAGGAATCACTACACAGATCGAAGGATAGGGATCAGAATTATTGGTATTAATAGAAGAATCCGCATCTAACTGCTGATCACATCGCCAAAAACCACCCCATCCCCCAATTAATACTAACCAGATTAATAGGGACAGCACAGAGAATCCGAACCAAATTTGAGTGAAATTAGGCATTAGTTAACTAAGGGGATTATTTAAGGATTTGGTTTAGCAGGAGTTAGGGTTGGTGATGAAGTTGGAGTTGGTTGGGGTGATGGCTGTAAGGTGCTTTCCAGAGCATTTTGAGCAGATAAGCCATCCTCTGGAGTACCAAAATACCATAGAGCCACAGCCGCCTCAGCACGGGTGACATTTTTTTGGGGTTGGAAAAGGGTTGTATATCCAAAGCTGCGACGAATATTGGATAAATCCCCAAGCTTAAAGTCCGCTAATACAAATTTGAGACTTATCGGACTAATGCGATCGCTATCTTGAAATCCCCATGCTTGTTTGACTGATTCTAGGTTAGCGGCAGGTATAGCAGCACGAATATCTAAAGGGATTTTCCATTGCAATAACATTTCTCGACTGATGGGATCGTTGGGGCGAAATCTACGACTGGTATTAGCAACACTAGGATCGGTGGGAATTAATCCCACATTCGCTAAAGCCTGAATTACAGGAAAATCTGGATCACTAGGGGGAATATCAACAAAGACAGGAGTGCTGTTAGCATCAGCCAAACGAATTTGACGGGTAGGACGACTGGCATAAAGACGATTATTAGTATTCACCAGCCATCGGGCATATTCACGTTTTTGGATTAAGTCATTGGGCTTGAATTGATTATCAACTTTAGCAGTTATCGTTCCCAGCTTTTGTAAATCCGTAATTGGCGATCGTAAAGCCTCGGACAGAGTCTCAATATCGCTAAAACCATTAACCTGATTAGTCTGTGTAGCAGTTGACGGTACCTGAGCAGGCGTAGAAGTATCTATGTTTTTATTAATTTGGGTATTAAGGGTATTAAGTTGTGGGTCTCGCAGATATTGCAAAAAGATATGGGTAGAACTTGGAGAAGTAGTGGAGTTAGCTGGTGAGTTTTCTGGAGCAGAAGGCGAATTAGTAGTATTAGCTGGAGTAGTAAGAGATTGAATGGAAAGGGTCACTAATAAATCTGATTTTTGGACGACAAAGTTACCATCGGGTGATCGCAAAATTACCCGCCATTGTTGTTTAGTAAAGGCATCATCATAAAATTTAGAAACTTGGGAAACTGAATCTGCGGTTATCCAATGGGCGGAAATATTTGCAGAAATATTTTGGGTACTAATCCAATCGCTTTTTTGGAGGACTGCTTGGGGATAGATGGGAATATCACTACTAAAATCCTTGGGTAAAGTTTGCTCCACAGGTGAAGAATTAGCTACGGTTCTGGCAGTTGGAGCGATCGCCCCTTCTACTGTTGTGCCGATACCTGTGCCTTTGCAAGCACTTAAGCCTGTGATTGAGGCGATAATTAAGCATAAATAAATACTAATACGCCGAAGCTGATCAAGCTGATTCATATTCCCAAAGTTTCTAGGTCTAAGTTAGAAGCAGCACTAGCTAATTCCTGAATGTTGCTTAAATCCGAGATATAGGGTAGCACTCCTAGTACAGGTATAGATGTTAGAGCTTGAATTAGATCGACTGGAGCGAAGTCCTCAATATTGTTTTCTAAATTAGTATCTGGATCAGAATTTGGATTAGAGCAACTTAAAACTATACCCCGCAGTTTAATTTTATACATTCTTGCCAAAGCCACATTTGCCACTGCTTGAGCGATCGCCCCTAATTTTAACGACACTACCAATACAGTTTCAATATGCCAATCCTTAGCTAAATCTGCCACGGTATATTCATAGGTGATAGGTGAACCCAGTCCTCCTAAAGCCTCGACTAATACGCGATCATATTTATTTTGTAAAGTTTGAAAATGTTGCCAAATTAATCCCAAATCTAAAGGTTTATTTTCTCTGAACATGGCGATTGCTGGGGCAATGGGAGTTGTAAAAAAAATCGGCGTAATCTCCTCTAAACTCTGGGTTAACTTAAAGGTGGAATGAAAATATTCCCGATCGCCCACGCCAGACTGCACGGGTTTATAAATTGCCAAACTAGAATCAGAGCGATAAATTTGCTGATAGGCGGCTAGGCTAGATGTTAAAACAGTTTTACCCACACCCGTATCTGAGCCAACAATCAATAAAGGTTGCATTAATAGCTTATTAAAAATAAATAATTAAATTAGAACCATAGGACTAAGGCACTCAAATTCACAAAGCTGATATATGGGAGTTTGAGGGCTACGCCCTCAGTTGGGGCTTTGCCCCAAACCCCTTTCTAATCAAGTTTTTTCTTCTACTGCGTAAGTCACTGACCAATAATTAGGAAACCACCCAGACCGTAGCCTAGGTGGAATGTGGTGTGAGGAGTGAACGGAAACTTTCATTTCCGCTTAGTTTGATCATAACCGATTCTCAGGATCATACCGAATTATCATGATGAATTATTGCACTGAATTAATTTGGGCAGATTAAGGTCGGTGAACTCAGATCATGGGTAAACCTTGATAAATTGGCGATCGCATCTCCCTTGACTGGGTGCAACCAATTAGGGGCAATTTCAGCTAGGGGCAACATTACAAACGCCCGATCGCACATGCGAGGATGGGGTATAACCAAATTATCCGACTCTAAAATATCGTTTTCATACAGTAACAAATCTAAATCTAGGGTACGGGCATCCCACTTAGCACGGCGGATTCTGCCAAACCTTACTTCTACTTCTAGTAATGTTGTCAACAAAACGGCAGCAGTTAGAGTAGTTCTAAGAATGGCACAACCATTAATGTAATCTGGCTGGGGTATATCCGATAGGGTGATCGCCTTAGTTCGATACCAATTGGAAACTGCCTGGACTTCAATTTCGCTGTAATCATTCAGCTTCTGCACTGCCGCTGTCACAATCTGTAAAGAATTGCCAAGATTACTACCGATGGCGATCGCCGCACGTTTCATGCCCTATTCAGATACCAATGGCTGTCGATATAGTTTAGCTCCCAAGTTCCGTAACTTAGTTTCTAATTGATCATAACCCCGATCTAAGTGATGTAGTCCTTGCATTTGGGTTTCTCCCTCTGCGGCTAAGCCCGCTAGTACCAATGCTGCCGATGCCCGTAAATCGGTTGCCATCACTGGTGCACCAGATAAAGAACTAACTCCATTAATCACGGCGATATTACCTTGCAGTTTAATATTTGCACCCATACGACATAATTCGGCAACGTGCTGGAGGCGATTTTCAAATACGGTTTCCTTAACAGTGCTATTGCCTTCACTGAGAGTTAATAATGCCATAAACTGCGCCTGCATATCCGTGGGGAATCCGGGATAGGGTAAGGTCTCAATGTGGGTATGCCGATATTTTTCTTTGCCTTCAATCCGCAAGCGACTGGAGGATTCTTGGACTACTTTGGCACCAATTTCTTCTAACTTAGCGATCGCCGCCGTCAGATGATCGGGAATCACAGGGGAAATAGTAATAGTAGAACGGGTAATCGCAGCAGCAACCATAAATGTAGCAGCTTCAATGCGATCAGGAATAATACCAAAATCCGTAGAATGTAAGCGAGGAACCCCATCAATCACAATAGTCTTAGTCCCAGCCCCACGAATTTTTGCCCCCATTGCCCGACAAAAGTTAGCCAGATCAACTACCTCTGGTTCTTGGGCACAGTTTTCAATTACAGTTTCCCCTTCCGCTAAAGTGGCTGCCATCATCAAAGTTTCCGTTGCGCCCACACTAGGAAAATCCAAGTAAATTTTTGCCCCCTGTAACCGAGATTGACGACAATAGGCTTGGATAATACCCTGATCAATAATGACATCAGCCCCCAGTGCCTGCAGTCCCTTAACATGTAAATCCACAGGACGAGTACCAATGGCACAACCACCAGGTAAAGGTACTCGAGCTACTCCCATCCTTGCTAAAAGTGGACCAATTACAAAAAAACTGGCACGCATTTGACTCACTAAGTCGTAGGGCACATGGGATTGGGAAATGTTCTTAGCATCAATATCTAAGGCTCCCCGATCGGCTGTTACTTTGACCCCCACAGCCCTCAGAATATCAATCATCTTCTGCACATCAACAATGGCAGGTACGTTACGAATGCGAGAGCTACCAGAACAGAGTAAAGCTCCCGCCATAATTGCGAGGGTAGAATTTTTGGCACCACTGATGGGAACATGTCCACTTAGAGTTGCTTTACCTTGAATACGGAGAACTGATTCAGGTCGATCCTGACTGTTGCTCAGCATAGTTTGAATGCTTTCAGATTGTGTAACTGGCAAAATACTCTTAACCCTCACAATTAAATAAATTTGGACTAGATTCTACTCTATAGTTTCCAAAATGTAATGTTTTTTTGATGATCTGGTCGAAAAGTATGGAGAAAATATTTAGAATCACAAAAGAATCACAAACGAAGTACAAAAAAATAAGCCCTTTAACGTAGAGCTTATCTTAAAAATTTGAGACTTGAAAAGGTAAAGGAGCTAGGTAATCTAGATTTTATGCGACTGAAGTCATTTTGTGATTGTATGCTTCTAGCTCAGCATTCATCTCTAAATGAGCAACTAGGGCATCATAATCCCTAAAAATACTGAAGGTACGATCCATTTTACTGATCTCAAAAACCAGACGAACTTGAGGTTGGAGGGAGCAAAGCGCCAAATTAGTTTCGTGGGCGATCGCCGTCTTAAAGATTTTTAGAAGCATTACTAGTCCATCGCTATCAAGAGATTCCACATACTCCATGTCAACAAGGATAGTGATACTAATTGGCTGGCTCAGAGAATTTAGGTGTAAGCAAGCCTCGACTGTTTCTTGTATTTCCAATGCCGCTTGTCGGTTTAAAATCGCATAACTTGGTTGCATTAGAGTAATTTTATGCTTACCAAAGTTACCAAGGAAGGGCTTCTGCTCAAGTTTTATGGAGTTTTGCATAATGTCTCCCGACTAATTTGACCCCGATTAATTTGACAAGATTATGCACGATGCAGTCTGATTTCGTAGCATCGCAGGATACATTATTAAGTTTTTTAAATCCTTCTTTTCGCAGTTATGAATTTTGAGATTTAATCTCTTGAAAGGCTTGCTCAAAATCAGTAGTAGTAATTTTTACAGTGCTAATTCCCAAGGAAGGATTAGCTTTAAGCTCAGACTGGTAACGCCGAATTGCAAAGATCGCCGCCCGATTACTCAAAAATGCTAGATCGGCTCCATTCCAATTTTGAGTTAATTCTGCCCAGTATTCTAAATCTAAGTCCTCGGCACAGGGGCGATTGCCATTATGAATTTCTAGTATTTGTGTCCTTGCTGCCAAATCCGGTAAATCAACCTTAATATGTAGTTCAATCCGTCCCGATCGCAATAAAGCTGGGTCTATAGATTCTGGGCGATTGGTTGCCGCTACTACTAGGATACCTGTCGATGGGTTAATCCCATCTAGTTCGGTTAATAACTGTCCCAGTAGGCGATCGCTAATGCCACTATCTCCTTGATAACTACCACGGGCGGGAGCAAGGGTATCAATTTCATCTATAAATATGACGCAGGGTTGTGCTTGACGGGCTTGACTAAAAAGTTCTTTAATAGCTTGCTCTGAGGCTCCCACCCATTTACTAACTAATTCCGATGCACTGATTGCAATAAAATTTGCCTTTGCTTCCGTGGCGATCGCCTTAGCTAATAAAGTTTTACCCGTACCCGGTGCGCCAGCCAATAAAATTCCCCTAGGTGGGCGTGCTTTCACATGGGCATATAGTTCAGGATTGCTTAAATATCCTGATACTGCCTCTTGTAAATTATGCTTAATCGCATCCAGTCCGCCAATTTCCGACCATTGCACTCGGGGAGATTCTAAGGTAAGCGATCGCAAAACGGCGGGTTTAACTTTTAACAAGGCAGCAATAAAGTCATCAGTTACTACTTCTAAGCTTTCAGGAATTGATTTTAGATCAGTAACCTGACGCTCAAGGGCAATATAGGCAGCGGTTTGGCATAGTCCCTTAAGATCAGCACCGACAAACCCATGACACAGATTAGCGATCGCTCCTAAATCCACATGATTGGCAAGGGGCATATTCCGAGTATGGATTGCTAAAATTTCCTTTCTCGCTGTGGCATCAGGAATGGGAAAAATAATTTCTCGATCAAACCTGCCCGGACGACGTAAAGCTGGATCAAGGGCATCGGGAAGATTGGTGGCTGCCAAAATCATTACGCCCGAATTACCTTTAAATCCATCCATTAACCCCAACATTTGGGCAACTATGCGTTTTTCTACTTCACCTTCCACCTGCGATCGCTTGGGCATGAGGGCATCAATTTCATCGATAAAAATTAAACAAGGTTTTGCCTGTTCTGCCTTTTGAAATAACTCCCGCAGTTTTGCCTCCGCTTCTCCATAGTACTTACCCATAATTTCTGGAGCAACAATGGCAATATAATTTACCCCCAAGGTTTGAGCTAGCGATCGCGCGGTTAGAGTTTTTCCTGTCCCTGGTGCTCCCACTAATAAAATGCCCTTTGGTGCCTCTATCCCTAGTTTCTCTAAAATTTCTGGATGCTTTAATGGAATTTCTACTAGGTTTTGCAGTTGAGATAGTGTTGCCCCTAATCCTCCCACTAGATTATTGATATTTGAGGTTTGGGAAATATTAGAAGCGGCGGATGAGTATTTAGGCTGATCAGAATTAGACTGTGGATTAGATTTTGGCGATCGCTGAGCAGTTTTTTCAGGCTGATCTTGATCTTCATCAATAGAAACTTCAACCTTTTTTTCAACTTTCTCAACTTTAAAATTGGAAGTAGGGTATTGGCGGGGAATATTACCTCGACGGGGAATGCTACTCAGAGGGCGAGTTGTGACTCTAATTTCAGTTTTAATATTATCTTGGTTAGAATTATCTTGATTAGATAGATCAACTTGATCAGCTTTTTCCTGTACCCAATTGATTAATTGATCTAAATTTAGTTTTTGCTTGAGGTCATCAATAAAATCTTCGACAAACCCTTCCACCAAAATTTCTAAGCCAGAATTTACTTGATCTGGATTGTTGGGATTATTTGCATGAAAGGAGTTGTTTTCTTGGCGATCGCTCATGATTTTAGTTTTTATAACTTAGTCTATCTAAACTTGTCTAACCAAAGCTTGCTAATTACAAGGCTATAAACTATGGACTGAAATCTTAAACCGCTTGAAACGCTATGGAAAAATAATTACAGAATCTTAACTATCGGCACCTGTTAACTTTAAGCTGAGCTTGGGTAATATTTGGTGGTAGAGTAAAACCAAAATAAGCAGGCTTTACGGATACAGTTAAAGTTAAAGGTCAAGGAAAGGGTAATTTATGTCTAACCAAAAACAAAGGCAAGTAAATCAGTTTTTTGCAAACTTAATTGCCAAAATCAGAAAATTACTCATCAAAATTGGTAGCCCTTTTCGGATCAGCCGCCGCACCGTCAGAATGATCCAAAATCAAAGTCGTTCCTCCCAAGCTGGCTTTGTTTTACCCACAGTGACCCTTGTAACCGTAGTTGTTACCCTTCTCGTAGTTACCATGGTTGCCAGATCGTCAGATCGTGCCAGAAGTGCATCTAATGCCAGAACTGAACAAGTCTATGCCAATATTACTAAACCCTCCGTTGATCGAGCCAGAGCCAAAATTGAGGCACTAATAAGTGGTTATCTTGACCGATTACCTCCTGAAGACCAAAAAGTGTCAGATTTATTCACTGCAGATGGAGGAAAATATACCTTTGCCGATGAAGTACGTTTGCAAGTTAATACAGATTTTTTAAATGCAGCAACAGCGCCGACTATCGTACCTGTCGTTCCACCCGCAATCGGTGACACCTTTATTAACATAGCAAAATATCCACCATCCCCTAACACAGACCCACTGATTAATGGTGAGACCAAGTCAATTTATGGGGTAAGGGAGTTTGTAAATACTGCATGGAAATTCCCCATAGATACCGATAACGATGGATTCTATGACACCTATGGTTTATACAGTATTGTCTTCAAATCACCGCCAAGTCCAGGATTGACTCCCACTGCACCTACTTATAGACAACCAGCTAAAGGCATTGAGGTTCGATCTTTCCCCGTAGATGAAACATCCTTAACTGATGATTGCGCTGGTTCTGACAATGGTAACGTGGCAACGTATGATGGTTGGACTCAAAAAGGGAACAAAATTGCTAAAAGCTTCTTTATCTATGCCCTTGCAGTTCCAATTACTGATTTAAGTGTTGTTCCCGCCACCGAACAAAGTAAATATAAGTTGTTATCTAACCAAGTAAACACCCCTTTTTATGGTGTGCAATTACAGCAAGATCGGCGCAGGTTACTTGGGAATAATTTTGCAGCCTTCTTTGAAAATGATTTGGAACTTGCCCGCCCAGTCAAGTTTCGTATAAATGGTAGGGTCTATACAAGCGGAAATCTCATGGTTGGCGCAGTTAGTGCCACTAACCCAATTACTTTTTATAATATCAGTAGTCCCTATTCCTGTTACTACAATGAAGATAATTCTTCAATTTCTGTAGCAGGGAACTTGCTCGAACAGGATGCTATTAGTACTGGTAGTGACATATATAAAAATGCTGATGGAGTAAGAATTCATCTATTTAAAGGAAAGTCAGGTGATCAGAGTATTACCCCTGACACAGCCGAGAAGTATTTTGTCACCTCTGATACTACTGTTACCAACACTGGGCAAGAATCAGCAAGTAATAATTTTGCCTTCAATCAGCGTATAAATGCACTTGTTGAAGCTGCTATTGCTAGGGGTCCAAGTTCAGGTGACCCAGCAAGTGTCATAGACAGCACCGTCCTACGCGTAAAAGAAGAAGGAATTTCACAGGATATAGCTAGACGTAAATCATTACAAGAATACTTTAAATTAAGAACTCGCAAGGTTCCATTCATTGAAGTTCCTGCCACTGGTGCCACTAATGTCCAAATCTATGGTTCTAGTTATGTAAGTCTTGCAACTCCCACTGGCTTGCCAGGATTATTAACCGTCCTAACTGCGGATGGGAAGACTGATTTGCAACCTCCCTTAGAGTGGTTAATCCCCTCAGATGTAAACGCAGGTAATTTTTCATACACGGCGGGAAGTTACCCTTTCTCTGGTAGAGCATTCTTAACAGGTTCCAGTACTGATAGCTTAAACCTTAGATATTCAACTCCTCTTGTATCTCCAGCCGCCCTAGAGCTTACCAAAGAAATAGATAACAAGCAAAAATACATTGGCGATCGCATAAAAGTCGGAAATAACTTACCCCTAAACTGGGTCAAGAAAGTCGGAACTGCAAACAAATTTGTAACGGGTGAAAACTACTATTTAACAAAGGATGGCTCTATCAAATGGAATAGCTTAACTAACATAAATAATCCAGACCCAATTGAACGTACCCGCACTTCACAAATTCAAGAACTCGCATCCTTAGGCGATCTGAGTCGTGGTGGTTTTTGGGAGCAATCTTCATCTGCTGATCCCGATCAAAAATTTCCAACAAGTACACCTGTCACTGGGGGATTGAGAGTAGTTACCAATGCTGGCATTTTTAGTCGTCAGGCAGCTAATACTTTTCTGCCTAGATATGTCAGTGGTGTTCCTGACAACCCCACTACAACAACCATAGATGAATCGGGCACCCCCGTTGAAAATAAAGTAACCTTACTACCTTCAGGTACTCTACTAAATACAGCACTATTTAACCCCCCCATAGATACAACGCTTACTCCTAACGATGCTAAGCAATTTGTAGTATGGCCCGATTCCATGCCCATGACTGGTACCGATACATCTCCAACAGGCAAAAAGGGTGACCTGCAAATGCGCGCAACTGCGGTCTATCACTATAAGTATAGTATCTATAATTCCCTTGACACGACAAGTGCGGGCTATCAAAAACCTGTTGCCTGCGTTAGCAGCTACTATGATCCCTCCACTGCAACCACAGCCAAAAATGCTCCAATTGGTGCTAATCCCGCCCCTTGGAATCCCGATCCTAGCGGCAGATCAAATAACGGCATTGTTTATAACGTTGGTTCTACCTCAGCTAATATCACTCTATCTGGGATTTCCTATACGGATAATACTGGGATATTCTCTGGCTACGCGGATGGGGCTGTCAATCCTTACAATGGCAGCATTAATTTAGGCGATCGCCTTGCCTATCAAGCTAATTTGATATATCCCAACGGACGTTTTGTTAATGAGCCTTTGCGTAATACCCTCATTAAAGTAATTAAAGCTGGTGGGGCTGCTGCAACCGCACAACTCAGCTTATCCGACCAGTCTACCCTTGACTCAAATATTTGTGCCCTTCAGATCATGCAAGTAGGCGGTACTCCTTTAACTGTCGTCACTGGTACAATCCCAACTGTAAATGGCGTTCAGATTCCCCACGGCTCCTTTAAAGAGGCGGCATTCCTAGACGGGCGTGAAGTAAAGGCACTCAATCGCAACGAAACTCTAACCGAAGGAGCTAATGGAGTTGGTACTGGTGGTTTATCAGCTATCTCCCAAAATCGAGCCGATATTTATGATCTAGAAATCGAGCAAAGACAACCGCTAGAAATCCGTGTTACGGATATAGACATGGATCGCTTACGCGGTGCCACAGCTACTGGGTCTATTAATTCTGGCGTACCTACTGACTTCCTTCTGCCCTATAGCGGTGTTATTTATGCCACCCGCGAAGATGCCTTAGTTGATCAAAGTTATTTTGATACTGACGGCTCTGGCAATCCTAAGACTACTGATTCTACCAAGCGATCGCTTCTGAGTCCTTTGGACTTTAAGCTCGATCCTACCCGCCGTCCCAATGGCATCAGGTTAATCAATGGATACCGTTTATGGCGTAGTAAATTGACAGGAAACTATGGAAATGTTGATGGTACCAAAGCCATATCTGATACTACTTATACCAGCTCTTATTACAATGTTGGAGAAAAGGGATTAATCCTAGCATCTAACCTTCCTGTATATGTGAAATCACAAATAGACCCAACTATCGCAGTTCCAGATGATAACTCCAAATCTGGCTTTAATGTTCATACCCAAGAAGAGTTTACAACTGCACTTAATCTCACTAACTATTCCAATTTCTATACACGAAATACCTTAAACCCTAACTTTTCCTGTCGCCCCGGAACCCCTAGCCTTCCCAAATGTACAGTTGGAGATGAATGGAGACCAGCTACCATACTTGCAGATTCTCCAGC
Encoded here:
- a CDS encoding glycosyltransferase; protein product: MPNFTQIWFGFSVLSLLIWLVLIGGWGGFWRCDQQLDADSSINTNNSDPYPSICVVIPARNEADLLPITLRSLLTQTYRGSVQIIVVDDQSTDGTAAIANDTAKQTAKNITIINSQPLPTGWTGKLWAMAQGTRYAQTLNPDYILLTDADICHGSHNLQNLVAKAETENLDLTSIMVRLRCESRWEQWLIPAFVFFFQKLYPFAWVNNPQNSMAAAAGGCILIKTTALDRIGGISSIRQALIDDCALAQAVKSTGGKIWLGLSDTTCSLRPYPNLQTIWDMVARTAYTQLNYSPLLLIGTLIGMGIIYILPPLGLVLGLLLGQNYVTIASGLTLTIMTISYIPTIRFYRCPWWLSLCLPAIAFLYTLMTMDSAWRHWQGKGGAWKGRVYQQ
- a CDS encoding S-layer homology domain-containing protein; translation: MNQLDQLRRISIYLCLIIASITGLSACKGTGIGTTVEGAIAPTARTVANSSPVEQTLPKDFSSDIPIYPQAVLQKSDWISTQNISANISAHWITADSVSQVSKFYDDAFTKQQWRVILRSPDGNFVVQKSDLLVTLSIQSLTTPANTTNSPSAPENSPANSTTSPSSTHIFLQYLRDPQLNTLNTQINKNIDTSTPAQVPSTATQTNQVNGFSDIETLSEALRSPITDLQKLGTITAKVDNQFKPNDLIQKREYARWLVNTNNRLYASRPTRQIRLADANSTPVFVDIPPSDPDFPVIQALANVGLIPTDPSVANTSRRFRPNDPISREMLLQWKIPLDIRAAIPAANLESVKQAWGFQDSDRISPISLKFVLADFKLGDLSNIRRSFGYTTLFQPQKNVTRAEAAVALWYFGTPEDGLSAQNALESTLQPSPQPTPTSSPTLTPAKPNP
- the bioD gene encoding dethiobiotin synthase, translating into MQPLLIVGSDTGVGKTVLTSSLAAYQQIYRSDSSLAIYKPVQSGVGDREYFHSTFKLTQSLEEITPIFFTTPIAPAIAMFRENKPLDLGLIWQHFQTLQNKYDRVLVEALGGLGSPITYEYTVADLAKDWHIETVLVVSLKLGAIAQAVANVALARMYKIKLRGIVLSCSNPNSDPDTNLENNIEDFAPVDLIQALTSIPVLGVLPYISDLSNIQELASAASNLDLETLGI
- the folK gene encoding 2-amino-4-hydroxy-6-hydroxymethyldihydropteridine diphosphokinase; the protein is MKRAAIAIGSNLGNSLQIVTAAVQKLNDYSEIEVQAVSNWYRTKAITLSDIPQPDYINGCAILRTTLTAAVLLTTLLEVEVRFGRIRRAKWDARTLDLDLLLYENDILESDNLVIPHPRMCDRAFVMLPLAEIAPNWLHPVKGDAIANLSRFTHDLSSPTLICPN
- the murA gene encoding UDP-N-acetylglucosamine 1-carboxyvinyltransferase; the encoded protein is MLSNSQDRPESVLRIQGKATLSGHVPISGAKNSTLAIMAGALLCSGSSRIRNVPAIVDVQKMIDILRAVGVKVTADRGALDIDAKNISQSHVPYDLVSQMRASFFVIGPLLARMGVARVPLPGGCAIGTRPVDLHVKGLQALGADVIIDQGIIQAYCRQSRLQGAKIYLDFPSVGATETLMMAATLAEGETVIENCAQEPEVVDLANFCRAMGAKIRGAGTKTIVIDGVPRLHSTDFGIIPDRIEAATFMVAAAITRSTITISPVIPDHLTAAIAKLEEIGAKVVQESSSRLRIEGKEKYRHTHIETLPYPGFPTDMQAQFMALLTLSEGNSTVKETVFENRLQHVAELCRMGANIKLQGNIAVINGVSSLSGAPVMATDLRASAALVLAGLAAEGETQMQGLHHLDRGYDQLETKLRNLGAKLYRQPLVSE
- a CDS encoding STAS domain-containing protein, with the protein product MQNSIKLEQKPFLGNFGKHKITLMQPSYAILNRQAALEIQETVEACLHLNSLSQPISITILVDMEYVESLDSDGLVMLLKIFKTAIAHETNLALCSLQPQVRLVFEISKMDRTFSIFRDYDALVAHLEMNAELEAYNHKMTSVA
- a CDS encoding AAA family ATPase produces the protein MSDRQENNSFHANNPNNPDQVNSGLEILVEGFVEDFIDDLKQKLNLDQLINWVQEKADQVDLSNQDNSNQDNIKTEIRVTTRPLSSIPRRGNIPRQYPTSNFKVEKVEKKVEVSIDEDQDQPEKTAQRSPKSNPQSNSDQPKYSSAASNISQTSNINNLVGGLGATLSQLQNLVEIPLKHPEILEKLGIEAPKGILLVGAPGTGKTLTARSLAQTLGVNYIAIVAPEIMGKYYGEAEAKLRELFQKAEQAKPCLIFIDEIDALMPKRSQVEGEVEKRIVAQMLGLMDGFKGNSGVMILAATNLPDALDPALRRPGRFDREIIFPIPDATARKEILAIHTRNMPLANHVDLGAIANLCHGFVGADLKGLCQTAAYIALERQVTDLKSIPESLEVVTDDFIAALLKVKPAVLRSLTLESPRVQWSEIGGLDAIKHNLQEAVSGYLSNPELYAHVKARPPRGILLAGAPGTGKTLLAKAIATEAKANFIAISASELVSKWVGASEQAIKELFSQARQAQPCVIFIDEIDTLAPARGSYQGDSGISDRLLGQLLTELDGINPSTGILVVAATNRPESIDPALLRSGRIELHIKVDLPDLAARTQILEIHNGNRPCAEDLDLEYWAELTQNWNGADLAFLSNRAAIFAIRRYQSELKANPSLGISTVKITTTDFEQAFQEIKSQNS